Proteins encoded within one genomic window of Candidatus Cloacimonadota bacterium:
- a CDS encoding FAD-binding protein, whose protein sequence is MIEVIDQSCVGCGACVKACAYDAIRLEGKLAVIDIDKCTLCGACVQACPFDAIVIRRQGAVQTDLQEHQGIWIFAEQKDGAIAPVVLELLGKGRDLAEQMEAELSAVLLGSEVESLASELIAFGADQVIVVDDPELKNFRDSRHAKALTELALKYKPAVILAGATVTGRSFIPRVAIDLHTGLTADCTGLDYDPETGNLLQTRPAFGGNIMATIITSNHRPQMATVRHKVMNSLPRDDSRSGIVIQEQVDFDLDEEDSAWLGFEPEAGTLVNITEANIIVSGGRGLKDAKNFALLEELAAALGGAVGASRAAVDAEWIPYSHQVGQTGKTVKPTVYIACGISGAIQHLAGMSSADYIIAINKDPDAPIFKVADLGIVGDLFEVLPALTKKVKELRG, encoded by the coding sequence ATGATCGAAGTAATAGACCAAAGTTGCGTGGGCTGCGGCGCCTGCGTGAAAGCCTGCGCTTACGACGCCATCCGGCTGGAAGGCAAGCTGGCGGTGATCGATATCGATAAATGCACCCTTTGCGGGGCCTGCGTTCAGGCTTGTCCCTTCGACGCCATCGTGATCCGCAGGCAAGGGGCCGTTCAGACCGACCTGCAGGAACACCAAGGCATCTGGATCTTTGCCGAACAAAAGGACGGGGCCATTGCTCCCGTGGTTTTAGAGCTGCTGGGCAAAGGCCGCGACCTGGCGGAGCAGATGGAAGCCGAGCTCAGCGCCGTGCTGCTGGGATCTGAGGTTGAGAGCCTGGCTTCGGAGCTGATCGCCTTTGGGGCCGACCAGGTGATCGTGGTGGATGATCCCGAACTCAAGAATTTCCGTGACAGCCGCCATGCCAAGGCACTCACGGAACTGGCCCTCAAATACAAACCCGCCGTGATCCTCGCCGGAGCCACCGTTACCGGCAGGTCCTTCATCCCGCGCGTGGCCATTGATCTGCACACCGGCCTCACCGCCGACTGCACCGGGCTGGACTACGATCCCGAAACCGGAAACCTGCTGCAGACCAGGCCCGCCTTCGGAGGCAACATCATGGCCACCATCATCACCTCCAACCACCGGCCCCAGATGGCCACCGTGCGCCACAAGGTGATGAATTCCCTCCCCCGAGATGACAGCCGCTCCGGGATCGTGATCCAGGAACAGGTGGACTTCGATCTGGACGAGGAAGACAGTGCCTGGCTGGGTTTTGAACCCGAAGCGGGCACCCTGGTCAACATCACCGAGGCCAACATCATCGTCTCCGGTGGTCGGGGTCTCAAAGACGCCAAAAATTTCGCCTTGCTGGAAGAACTGGCCGCTGCCCTGGGTGGCGCGGTCGGAGCCTCGCGCGCCGCCGTGGACGCTGAGTGGATCCCCTATTCCCATCAGGTGGGGCAAACCGGCAAGACGGTGAAACCCACTGTCTATATCGCCTGCGGGATCTCCGGAGCCATCCAGCATCTGGCCGGAATGTCCTCCGCGGATTACATCATTGCCATCAACAAGGATCCCGACGCGCCCATCTTCAAAGTGGCGGACCTCGGCATCGTCGGCGACCTCTTTGAAGTGCTTCCCGCACTCACCAAAAAGGTCAAGGAACTGCGCGGATAG
- a CDS encoding radical SAM protein: MSLSVCEIFYSLQGESSFAGRPCVFIRLSGCNLRCSYCDTRYAWGPGTKMEIPEILSKIHRYPTRLVEVTGGEPLWQEQTYALLSALCAEGYTCLLETNGSLWLEEMPAEVVRIIDVKCPGSGCGDSFMKWNLKQLKPRDELKFVLTSPWDYRFALDFIRANSLQDRTIHFSPVTSVLKPETLAKWMLRDGVTARLQLQLHRILDLK, translated from the coding sequence GTGAGCCTGTCCGTCTGCGAGATCTTTTACAGCCTGCAGGGCGAATCCAGCTTCGCGGGCAGGCCCTGCGTTTTCATCCGGCTCAGCGGCTGCAATCTGCGCTGCTCCTACTGCGACACGCGATACGCCTGGGGCCCGGGAACCAAGATGGAGATTCCCGAAATCCTGTCTAAGATCCACAGATATCCCACCCGGCTGGTGGAAGTTACCGGCGGCGAACCCCTCTGGCAGGAACAAACTTACGCTCTGCTATCTGCGCTGTGCGCTGAGGGTTACACCTGCCTGCTGGAAACCAACGGCTCGCTCTGGCTGGAGGAAATGCCGGCTGAAGTGGTCCGCATCATCGACGTCAAGTGCCCCGGCAGCGGCTGCGGGGATTCCTTTATGAAATGGAACCTGAAACAGCTCAAACCGCGCGATGAACTGAAGTTTGTGCTCACCAGCCCCTGGGATTACCGCTTCGCGCTTGATTTCATCAGAGCCAATTCCCTGCAGGACAGAACCATCCACTTCTCGCCAGTCACCTCCGTGCTCAAGCCCGAAACCCTGGCCAAATGGATGCTGCGGGATGGCGTGACAGCCAGGTTGCAGTTGCAGTTGCACAGGATACTGGACCTTAAATAG